A window of Pecten maximus chromosome 12, xPecMax1.1, whole genome shotgun sequence genomic DNA:
TTTCTCTTCCTCTGCAAAAGCTAGACGCCTCTTGGCCTCGTCAAGGGCTTGGTTTATCATCTTTGATCTTCCTATAGATAGTTGATTGGCCTCAGCGGCAGCCAGTTTACCCTGCAGCGTCCGAATGACAACTTCTTGGTACTTTACATGTTGCTCTCTTTGTGTTTCATATTCCTGCCACCTTTTGTTCATCGTTACCACCTGAAATCCCATCACAAGCATAAGAACACTTTTGTGTGATATTTCATCTATCATCTCCATTATATCTAAAGAGAACTATAAATGGAAACATAAGGATTGTTGTCTTGGGTTTGAAACTCATAGCtctttatttaatgttttatcaaaatcgaTATCTTTTCACAATGaatacatattatttcacaCATGCATCAAGAAAATTTACCTCGTCAACTTTTTCTTGCAGCAATCTGTTATCAAGAGCAAGCTTTTCATTCGTTTCGGTAATATCGTTTGcctgaaaacaataaaaacaattcttcatcaaaataatacaaaaaaaaattcttaatcAATGTATGACTACAGAATGCATAATGAAATGCTAACTTCTCATATCATGATTATTAATCATAAGGTGGTTGGTTTTTACTATTTGCTATTCAAATGGAAATCAATAACAACAGGATTATATATTCACAATATATTATctttttacaatacatatattacttatttacaatatattacttatttacaatatattacttatttacaatatattacttatttacaatatattactGAATATCATACTAAATTTTGAATGCTCATTTGAAGTGCCTGTGTACAGAAAGCTTAGAATTATACGATTATGTTTTTCTATTCCGGctgaaaacatatatacatgcatgtatatcatTGAATACTGGACCAAATCTGAAGTTGTCAGTTTAGATGTCAATATACGGAAAGCTTATAATTATCTGATTATTTTTCCATTCCAGCTGAAAACAACGTCaacaatatgtatacaatatgtcactgatttttttttttattctaccttatttgAACCCGTGAGTTTAGGTTCCAGCGTGCGGGAAGCTTTCTCGGCACGCTCCAATCGCAAGGCCATCTGTTGGCACGTGACTGCAACATCGTGAAGTTGCTGTCTTAAGTTGGTTGTTTCCTCTGCAAGAGAATGACATAAAACATCTCGCGTTTGAAATTCTTCTTTCATTTTGTGTACAGTTGTCTGCAGAGATGAGATGGTTTGGTCTTTGATGTTTTCAGATGATCCCATTAGGTCTTGTAATTCCTGTACACGCATCTGCAATACCTCACATGCCCGGGTCTGCTCGCTTATAGTTTCATCTTTCCTTTTCAACGTCTGGTTTAAAACAAATCGGAAAGGAAATACAATTaaaaggtttggtttattttaaaaCGAAATAATGTGTGTCTTATTTCATTAAAAGTGAACATAGAAAACGCATGACAATTCGAAAACGAGATTAAACTATAACTATTGTCATGGATATGATTGTAATCTAAATGTAGTCCATTCAGTATGTTCTTTATATGTAAAATCAATCAATAACATGAGAAATGACAGTCAATCAAACTGACCAGAACCTAATGTTATGGATATCATGTGTACATTCAATAACCACATAACGAACTAATAATTGCTTAATtggaaaaataatcaaaatataaatgaatcaTATATCTTGTTTCATAGATAATGTCaatgtaaaatagataaacaagtaaatagataaataaccCCGATATCACTGACGATATAATAAACCAATTACTAATTACAATTCAAATTAGATCAAATTTTCCCGAACATATGCATTACGCCTAGCTATATTATCGAATTATTACCGTCAAATGCGTGCTTAACTCATTCTTcatactttgtttttgtttttatatatttgtcagGCCGaatagtttacatttacaagCAGTATGAATTTGGTAtaaattttgtgttattttataaCGATTATTTTGGTATTTCAATAACTATTTCCGTAACACACATGTAAATTCCCCTGCTTACTACACATTGACGCCTGATCATATATGAGGAAAAACCAGACTACGTAGTGGATTGGCCTACATTCTCACCAATCACCAACCTGATGTAAAGTCGTTATATCTTCCGGATTCACAGAGGCCCCTCGAAGTAGGGTTCGCAGACGGGTATTTTCCCTTGTAAGATTATCCAGAAGCTGATTCGACGTTCCGGGCATGAATGTGTCTCCTTCCTCCATTGTAATATTTCCTGACAATCCGTTTGATGTTAATCTACTTTGAAGATTCCTAATAGCCGTGTCCTGAGTTTTACATTTCTTTTGTAATAATGCGATTTCCTGTCTAGCCTCTTGTAAAAGTTTGGAGACCGTTTCCACTCCCTCCTTCCTGATTTTATATGATTGTAACTCTTGGCTATATTGTCTGACTAACATTTTCATGTGATCCACCTTTTCTTTGTAGGAATCACGTTCCTGTTCCAAGCTAATCGTTGCGAGATCGGTCCCGCTTGCATTTGCATTGCCTTCCATACTCATCTTTCTCGTTATCTGCTCAgtattatttattacaaaagcactgaaatataaaaaaaataatatatatatgcatgaaaAACATAACCGTATTTTGTATCAAGCATCAAGCTATAAATGGATGCAATGAGTCGGTTCTATGTGAATATTTTTGACAAGCCCCCTTCGTGTGCCCCCTGTGTTACGGCCCTCGATACCTACGGGAACTACGAGAACAATCAATCTAGGCTAGAGGACATTTGAAAATTACGAATATTTGCAGGGTTAGTACCTTTTTGAATGCGATGTAGTTCCGAAttatacacttatatatatagagagaattatacaaacataataaataatgaaaagtTTGAAAATTCTCTGAAGACCCAAACGAAAATGGACTTACCGTCAGTCGTCAGATCCACACATCTGTTGTTTAGTGCGTTGTGTCTATTTTTAGTCTGGGGAAGTCCCCTGAAAGTTTCTATAGTGCGTTTCATATAATTAATATCAGTGGTTTGTTCATGTACAGGAGCGTCTCGTTCGTCATTCGTGTGTGATACATGCTTACATAcgtgatatatataatgctcAAAGGTCACTCTCACAATCACGTGTGCGTGATAACGTACATCAATGGACGCGGAGTTCATTAacacataaattaaatatttcaaataccaAACTATCCTGTAGCTTacttaaaaatatttataatctTAGGTTGGGCATGCGTTATTTCATCATCACCGCTCTACACCGTCAatttgttaaacaa
This region includes:
- the LOC117339771 gene encoding optineurin-like isoform X1; this translates as MSMEGNANASGTDLATISLEQERDSYKEKVDHMKMLVRQYSQELQSYKIRKEGVETVSKLLQEARQEIALLQKKCKTQDTAIRNLQSRLTSNGLSGNITMEEGDTFMPGTSNQLLDNLTRENTRLRTLLRGASVNPEDITTLHQTLKRKDETISEQTRACEVLQMRVQELQDLMGSSENIKDQTISSLQTTVHKMKEEFQTRDVLCHSLAEETTNLRQQLHDVAVTCQQMALRLERAEKASRTLEPKLTGSNKANDITETNEKLALDNRLLQEKVDEVVTMNKRWQEYETQREQHVKYQEVVIRTLQGKLAAAEANQLSIGRSKMINQALDEAKRRLAFAEEEKRRLETELMERNQTLIEQTTEVERLKNELEHAHHSGGTRSDVEILDALKAQIQICTEDFESERRDREKAQSRVSTLEAELQKVRMERDRLAQAATHRNEPQFNAPYYQNQDFYNNFDVPNTYQNLPPYQNELATRGSHRRHDMLEDNVIDGAVQMDAPLSCVEKNETDSVSTADSAFKNDMTNTLSGGLPVLEDAPLLSTDRDAFVEDNEDTCVDSGNTAECRSSTCSPRSSPNASPRSSQKELLTCPKCRKEFTSDKHGELLEHIELCCD